One window from the genome of candidate division WOR-3 bacterium encodes:
- a CDS encoding glycosyl hydrolase family 8, translating into MRSVKIFVLLFILFSISLFGEAKPFPQYVDYPYGYQTTKITATNVQNAYNKWKSKYLKRCNGMLRVCGDDTSVTISEGMGYGMLLTAYFGEKGKFDSLFAFYKSKRTSLAYNLMGWKVTCSSISDPGSATDGDIDVAFALIVAYCQWGENYLEEAKNIISILKNYYFVNCNNVYVMKPGGHWGGCGLTDISYYTPAYFRIFGEVMNDSFWEKIAEDSYIILENSADSNTGLVPDWQSYDGIPGGNPPSGRDDYYHYDACRTPWRMALDYIWNGNENAKNWCCKVSKFADSIGASNIKDGYLLDGTLHPQAQYNNSSFVGGFGVGGMCYSQSMVDAFALRLLYLDGCGYDDQYYNLSLRSLYMLVLTGNFWKPTPMGIEESLPKYFYLGKNFPNPFMTTTTIEYFVPESRFVQLQVFDVVGREVKTLINEEKPAGRYSFIFNGSDLSTGIYFYRIKAGDFTSELLQMILIK; encoded by the coding sequence ATGAGAAGTGTGAAAATTTTTGTTTTACTTTTTATACTTTTTTCTATTTCCCTTTTTGGAGAGGCAAAGCCTTTCCCTCAATATGTAGATTATCCTTACGGTTACCAAACCACAAAAATTACAGCGACCAATGTTCAGAACGCCTATAATAAGTGGAAAAGTAAATATCTAAAAAGATGTAATGGAATGCTTCGGGTTTGTGGAGACGATACAAGCGTAACTATTTCAGAAGGGATGGGATATGGAATGCTTCTTACGGCATATTTTGGAGAGAAAGGTAAATTTGATAGTCTTTTCGCTTTTTATAAGAGTAAAAGGACATCGCTGGCTTATAATCTGATGGGATGGAAGGTAACCTGTTCGAGTATTAGTGACCCGGGAAGTGCTACAGATGGTGATATAGATGTTGCCTTTGCTTTAATTGTTGCTTATTGCCAGTGGGGAGAGAATTACCTTGAAGAAGCAAAAAATATAATTTCGATTTTAAAAAATTATTATTTTGTAAATTGTAATAATGTTTATGTAATGAAACCTGGAGGTCATTGGGGAGGTTGTGGGTTAACAGACATCTCGTATTACACCCCAGCTTATTTTAGGATATTTGGGGAAGTAATGAATGATTCTTTTTGGGAGAAAATAGCGGAGGATTCTTATATTATATTAGAAAACAGTGCTGATTCTAATACAGGTCTTGTTCCTGATTGGCAATCTTATGATGGAATTCCAGGAGGGAATCCTCCTTCCGGAAGAGATGATTATTATCACTATGATGCCTGTAGAACACCCTGGAGAATGGCTCTTGATTACATTTGGAATGGTAATGAAAACGCTAAAAATTGGTGTTGTAAAGTATCAAAATTTGCTGATTCAATTGGAGCATCAAATATAAAAGATGGATATCTTTTGGATGGGACTCTTCATCCTCAAGCACAATATAATAATAGTTCTTTTGTGGGTGGTTTTGGAGTTGGAGGTATGTGCTACAGTCAGTCTATGGTGGATGCTTTTGCATTAAGATTGCTCTATCTTGATGGATGCGGGTATGATGATCAATATTATAATCTTTCTCTTCGCTCTTTGTATATGCTTGTTTTAACAGGGAATTTTTGGAAACCTACACCAATGGGAATTGAAGAATCTTTACCAAAGTATTTTTATTTAGGTAAGAATTTCCCTAATCCTTTTATGACAACAACAACGATTGAGTATTTTGTTCCGGAATCAAGATTTGTTCAGTTACAAGTGTTTGATGTTGTAGGGCGAGAGGTAAAAACATTGATTAATGAAGAAAAGCCTGCTGGAAGATATAGTTTTATTTTTAATGGGAGCGATTTATCCACAGGGATTTATTTTTATAGGATTAAGGCGGGTGATTTCACAAGTGAACTTCTCCAGATGATTTTGATAAAATAA